The Arachis hypogaea cultivar Tifrunner chromosome 14, arahy.Tifrunner.gnm2.J5K5, whole genome shotgun sequence genome has a segment encoding these proteins:
- the LOC112743247 gene encoding F-box protein SKIP23-like, whose amino-acid sequence MVEFDRWSHIHQDLFNEITKRIYSYDNYIQLRLVCKQWNLKLPKIPDGNKVPWLVLSTGSAAKESFEEEAHALEEEVRAPEDEGILDARSLEKKAIYHLILPDMQDNIMCGSYHGWLIIVMVDEGTVRILNPFTKVHLDLPPVSTLPNVININGDECTLGYKGDMITRNTIFMHQTQIWKAIINSAPNNDNDSDFIAVVIYGLFLELAFYMPKKKRWIRFPTRDLYDVHDVIFFEEKIFVVDGEGQLYEFDTRTKSGPVGGKHEATPPPSNVGILNCYYYLIGGDNGSLLMLVKGVRYRYYMKNQKRFCECKTVKFDIYELRKNEKTWSRIHSLGNYILVIGFNSSVKLLPSNFLNCKGNQIYFTDDMHDMREVYFEIITPPFQIGIFDLEDGSYQTFLTDVDFFCRPIWILP is encoded by the coding sequence ATGGTTGAGTTTGATCGATGGTCACACATCCATCAAGATTTGTTTAACGAAATTACTAAGCGGATCTATTCATATGACAATTACATTCAACTTCGATTAGTTTGTAAGCAATGGAACTTGAAACTTCCAAAGATTCCTGATGGCAACAAAGTTCCGTGGCTGGTACTATCCACTGGCAGTGCAGCTAAAGAATCTTTCGAAGAAGAAGCTCATGCTCTTGAAGAAGAAGTTCGTGCTCCCGAGGATGAAGGAATTCTTGACGCTCGTAGTCTCGAAAAGAAGGCGATTTACCACCTCATTTTACCAGATATGCAAGACAACATCATGTGTGGTTCTTATCATGGATGGTTGATCATTGTAATGGTAGATGAAGGTACTGTAAGAATCCTAAATCCATTTACAAAGGTTCACTTGGATCTTCCTCCAGTTTCAACTCTTCCAAATGTAATTAATATTAATGGAGATGAATGTACTCTGGGTTATAAGGGCGACATGATCACTAGAAATACCATTTTCATGCATCAAACCCAAATTTGGAAGGCTATTATAAATTCAGCTCCTAACAATGACAATGATAGTGATTTTATAGCAGTGGTCATATATGGATTATTCCTAGAATTGGCCTTTTACATGcccaagaagaagagatggattAGATTTCCAACAAGAGATCTATACGACGTTCATGATGTCATATTTTTTGAAGAGAAAATATTTGTAGTAGACGGTGAAGGCCAACTATATGAATTTGATACAAGAACAAAGTCAGGACCAGTGGGAGGAAAACATGAAGCCACACCACCTCCATCCAATGTAGGAATACTTAATTGTTATTACTATTTAATTGGAGGTGATAATGGAAGTTTATTGATGCTGGTAAAAGGGGTAAGATATAGGTATTACATGAAGAATCAAAAACGGTTCTGCGAGTGCAAAACTGTCAAATTTGATATCTATGAAttgagaaaaaatgagaaaacatGGTCAAGAATACACAGTTTGGGGAATTACATACTAGTAATTGGATTCAATTCTTCTGTTAAATTACTGCCAAGCAATTTtttaaattgcaaaggaaatcaaATCTACTTTACAGATGACATGCATGACATGCGTGAAGTGTACTTTGAAATCATTACTCCCCCTTTTCAGATTGGCATCTTCGATTTGGAAGATGGGAGTTACCAAACATTTTTAACAGATGTGGACTTTTTTTGTCGTCCTATTTGGATATTACCCTAG